A genomic region of Leptospira bourretii contains the following coding sequences:
- a CDS encoding DUF1554 domain-containing protein: MACASANCATGGTAGQTDWVLKPNKEYRRIDGATVIGTTNANGIFAADLTNEISTTISGTSTIATGLNSNWTESANDCSNFTETPQEMFPMAITLINQRQFYLQWVTAGVTALGNWFVWNNKKVTIFFSHS, encoded by the coding sequence ATTGCTTGTGCATCGGCCAATTGTGCCACTGGTGGTACGGCAGGACAAACGGATTGGGTTCTCAAACCGAATAAAGAATACCGAAGGATTGATGGGGCAACTGTGATTGGTACGACAAACGCAAATGGAATCTTTGCTGCAGATCTGACAAATGAGATCTCAACTACAATCAGTGGGACATCGACAATTGCGACTGGTTTGAATTCGAATTGGACCGAAAGTGCCAATGATTGTTCCAATTTTACTGAGACACCACAGGAAATGTTTCCAATGGCAATCACACTAATAAATCAAAGGCAATTTTACTTGCAATGGGTAACGGCGGGTGTGACAGCACTTGGAAACTGGTTTGTGTGGAACAATAAAAAGGTTACTATATTTTTCAGTCATTCTT